A window from Kwoniella pini CBS 10737 chromosome 1, complete sequence encodes these proteins:
- a CDS encoding diphthamide biosynthesis protein 2 codes for MSDAFSTPAEHALIHPELEEINENAIAGPSSMGNGNEDSNITIEKAFKVEETVERIIKGGYKIIGLQFSDELLPCSVQVFRSIQIKIQHTGAQVYILADSTYGNCCPDVLSCLHLPADFLVHYGHACLTPTDALPVFYVFPRRKLDVQHAVAGFIEASKEDLTEESVKKGVIVVWDVAFDWLADQINDTFTKNLSHPVSFATIQETSTSSTKEDFKGKAPALRSIVPPAGLELDDCILWYIGEEGRSSMNLQMTHANNPLYIYSPISNNVMSLHRQTSKLLSKRLFALHQALSADVFGLIVSNIGLKSSQPLLEQLREDLKKCKKKSYTLSVGRLNPAKLANFSEIECFVLIGCNEGGLVDNTKDFLAPIITPWELTLALKGENHIWNPSKWTLDLGKVLKEAQELEINEEKNDNDQFRNDEDDDNEGDPHFSLITGKMRTKKTFHSTTDSTEIPNEGIQALTLRNQNFDLARLESAGSNFLASREFKGLEPRYGMDEPSLLEEGRSGVARGYTEEK; via the exons ATGTCAGACGCATTCTCAACACCTGCAGAACACGCTTTAATTCATcctgaattagaagaaataaatgaaaatgcaATAGCAGGTCCAAGTTCAATGGGAAATGGTAATGAAGATTCAAATAtaacaattgaaaaagcattcaaagttgaagaaactGTTGAAAGAATTATAAAAGGTGGATATAAAATCATTGGATTACAATTTTCAGATGAACTTTTACCTTGTTCCGTACAAGTTTTtagatcaattcaaattaaaattCAACATACTGGTGCTCAAGTTTATATTTTAGCTGATAGTACTTATGGAAA TTGTTGTCCTGATGTATTAAGTTGTTTACATCTTCCGGCTGATTTCTTAGTTCATTATGGACATGCTTGTTTAACACC TACCGATGCTTTACCTGTATTTTACGTATTTCCGAGACGTAAACTCGACGTTCAACATGCTGTCGCTGGATTTATTGAAGCgagtaaagaagatttgacTGAAGAAAGTGTTAAAAAAGGTGTTATCGTAGTTTGGGATGTAGCATTTGACTGGCTAGcag ACCAAATTAATGATACCTTCACTAAAAACCTCTCCCATCCTGTCAGTTTCGCTACAATACAAGAaacatcaacttcatcgACGAAAGAAGACTTCAAAGGGAAAGCTCCAGCACTACGATCCATCGTTCCACCCGCTGGACTAGAGTTGGACGACTGTATACTTTGGTATAtcggtgaagaaggtagaagCAGTATGAATTTACAGATGACTCATGCTAATAATCCA CTATATATCTATTCACCTATTTCAAATAATGTAATGTCTTTACATCGGCAAACATCTAAATTACTGTCTAAACGTTTATTCGCATTACATCAAGCATTATCAGCAGATGTTTTTGGTTTAATAGTTTCAAATATTGGTTTAAAATCTTCACAACCTTTATTAGAACAATTACgtgaagatttaaaaaaatgtaaaaaaaaatcatatacATTATCTGTTGGAAGATTAAATCCTGCTAAATTAGCAAATTTTTCAGAAATTGAatgttttgttttaattGGATGTAATGAAGGTGGTTTAGTTGATAATACAAAAGATTTTTTAGCACCAATTATTACACCTTGGGAATTAACTTTAGCtttaaaaggtgaaaatcaTATTTGGAATCCTTCAAAATGGACTTtagatttaggtaaagttttaaaag AGGCTCAAGAACTAGAGATAAATGAAGAGAAGAACGATAATGATCAATTTAGgaatgatgaggatgatgataacGAGGGAGATCCTCATTTTTCATTGATTACAGGAAAGATGCGAACCAAAAAGACATTCCACAGTACTACAGATTCAACTGAAA TACCGAACGAAGGTATTCAGGCTTTAACATTACGAAACCAGAATTTCGATCTCGCAAGACTCGAATCAGCTGGTAGTAATTTCTTAGCTTCGAGAGAATTTAAGGGATTGGAACCTAGATATGGAATGGATGAGCCAAGTCTGCTAGAAGAGGGTCGAAGTGGGGTTGCCAGAGGGTATACCGAAGAGAAGTAG